A stretch of the Filimonas lacunae genome encodes the following:
- a CDS encoding glycosyltransferase, giving the protein MQIAVQGNLVAQQGRVAENDFLLQVLLPLVQKQHVNLLFFVSSAEKTEVLTAYGQQQLLSPPGFLPIKNWAQQWKFSQQIPGVLKKQQIPFYISNQQAANSPTPQLLVVTTPQPVSFANKNGKIIVTTQWAATQMQQEYQVPAEKIQVIPAAPSPLFQALQWEQSEAIKAKYTDGCEYFVLDGSLAQLSQITYALKAFSVFKKWQKSSMKLVITGVDNSQLPDIEAYKFRNDLMLLPDAQITELTSVLAGAYAMIYPVETDATAIPALHAMASEVPVIAMDIPAHREIGAETFLYADTQAFNSLGQLMIQLYKDESLRSRLALAGKNRVASNSWQQSADILWQTIKILTS; this is encoded by the coding sequence ATGCAAATTGCAGTTCAGGGCAACCTCGTTGCGCAACAGGGAAGAGTGGCAGAAAACGACTTTTTACTACAGGTTTTGCTGCCGTTGGTACAAAAACAGCACGTAAATCTTCTTTTTTTCGTGTCTTCTGCCGAAAAAACGGAAGTGTTAACAGCGTACGGGCAGCAGCAATTATTATCCCCACCCGGCTTTCTGCCCATAAAAAACTGGGCGCAACAGTGGAAGTTCAGCCAGCAGATACCCGGTGTACTCAAAAAACAGCAGATACCATTTTATATCAGCAACCAGCAGGCAGCCAACTCCCCTACGCCGCAGTTACTGGTTGTAACCACCCCTCAACCCGTTTCGTTTGCCAATAAAAACGGAAAAATAATTGTTACTACCCAATGGGCGGCCACACAAATGCAACAGGAATATCAGGTACCCGCCGAAAAAATACAGGTAATACCCGCCGCACCTTCGCCCTTGTTTCAAGCATTACAATGGGAACAGTCTGAAGCCATTAAAGCAAAATATACCGATGGTTGTGAATATTTTGTATTGGACGGAAGCCTGGCTCAATTATCTCAGATCACCTATGCCTTAAAGGCTTTTTCTGTGTTTAAAAAATGGCAGAAAAGCAGCATGAAACTGGTGATCACCGGGGTAGACAACTCTCAACTACCTGATATTGAAGCTTATAAATTCAGAAACGACCTGATGCTATTGCCTGATGCGCAAATTACCGAACTAACCAGCGTGCTGGCCGGAGCGTATGCCATGATATACCCGGTAGAAACAGATGCCACTGCCATTCCTGCCCTGCATGCAATGGCCAGCGAGGTTCCGGTAATTGCGATGGACATACCCGCCCATCGTGAAATTGGGGCAGAGACCTTTTTATATGCTGACACCCAGGCATTTAACAGCCTTGGACAACTGATGATTCAGCTATATAAAGATGAATCACTGCGCAGTCGCCTGGCCCTGGCCGGTAAAAACCGGGTGGCCTCCAACAGCTGGCAGCAATCGGCCGACATTCTGTGGCAAACAATCAAAATACTGACCAGTTGA
- the gldC gene encoding gliding motility protein GldC: MHTSTITINVKLDEDKVPDQIEWKASSSTADEYQKANAMMVAFWDAADKSALRIDLWTKDMMVDEMADFFYQTMTTMADTYLRATQQQELSDDMKKFAKDFFHKFRLTQQQQNQ, translated from the coding sequence ATGCATACTTCTACTATTACCATCAATGTGAAGCTGGATGAAGATAAGGTGCCTGACCAGATAGAATGGAAGGCAAGTAGCAGCACTGCTGATGAATATCAGAAAGCCAATGCTATGATGGTAGCTTTCTGGGATGCGGCAGATAAAAGCGCCCTGAGAATTGACTTATGGACCAAGGATATGATGGTAGATGAAATGGCTGACTTTTTTTACCAGACCATGACTACTATGGCCGACACCTATCTGCGTGCAACGCAGCAGCAGGAACTGTCGGACGATATGAAGAAGTTTGCCAAAGACTTCTTTCATAAGTTCAGATTAACTCAACAGCAACAAAATCAATAG
- a CDS encoding GatB/YqeY domain-containing protein yields MSLEQKIMADLKEAMKAKDEATLRGLRAIKAAIILAKTETGAGGEVNEEGEVKLLQKLVKQRRDSVDIFQQQNRTDLAEKELQEIAVIEKFLPAQLSEADLKAAIAAIIAETGASSPADMGKVMGVATKQLAGKTDGKAISAAVKELLSK; encoded by the coding sequence ATGAGCCTGGAGCAAAAAATAATGGCTGACCTGAAAGAAGCCATGAAAGCAAAAGATGAAGCTACTTTGCGTGGCTTAAGAGCCATTAAAGCAGCTATTATACTTGCTAAAACTGAAACTGGTGCCGGTGGTGAAGTGAATGAAGAGGGTGAAGTGAAGTTGTTGCAAAAGCTGGTAAAGCAACGCCGTGATTCTGTTGACATTTTCCAGCAGCAAAACCGCACCGACTTGGCAGAAAAAGAATTACAGGAGATTGCCGTAATAGAAAAGTTTTTACCAGCGCAATTAAGCGAGGCTGACCTGAAAGCAGCTATAGCCGCTATTATTGCCGAAACAGGCGCCAGCTCTCCTGCCGATATGGGCAAGGTAATGGGGGTTGCTACCAAGCAACTGGCGGGTAAAACAGATGGCAAAGCCATTTCTGCAGCAGTGAAAGAACTATTAAGCAAGTAA
- a CDS encoding CvpA family protein, whose protein sequence is MIIDIIFAILMVLAIVKGLQKGLVLAVFSFIAIIIGLAAAMKLSATVALWLQHNTNVGMRWLPALSFIIVIVAVTLLVRWCASLIEVGLDLVLMGWINKLGGALLYMMLYITILSVCLFYAQQMNMLKPETIMASRFYGFIQPWGPKAIEGLGVVLPVFRNMFGELQQFFGSLS, encoded by the coding sequence GTGATTATTGACATCATTTTTGCTATACTGATGGTACTGGCTATCGTCAAAGGTTTGCAAAAGGGCCTGGTATTAGCAGTATTTTCCTTTATTGCCATTATCATTGGCCTGGCTGCGGCTATGAAGTTGTCGGCTACCGTAGCATTGTGGCTGCAACATAATACCAATGTGGGTATGCGTTGGCTGCCAGCATTGTCTTTTATAATAGTGATAGTAGCGGTGACCTTATTGGTAAGATGGTGCGCTTCCCTTATTGAAGTGGGGTTAGACCTGGTTTTGATGGGATGGATTAACAAATTAGGGGGGGCATTGTTATATATGATGTTGTACATAACCATACTAAGTGTATGTTTATTTTATGCACAACAAATGAATATGCTAAAGCCTGAAACTATTATGGCGTCTCGCTTTTATGGGTTTATTCAACCCTGGGGGCCAAAAGCAATTGAGGGATTGGGGGTAGTGCTTCCTGTTTTCAGGAACATGTTCGGTGAATTGCAACAATTTTTTGGATCACTTAGTTGA
- a CDS encoding alpha/beta fold hydrolase produces MNYEIKTNDKFRFIEEGEGEPLMVLHGLFGALSNFSDLIEHFRHKYKVVAPLLPLYDLDIFHTTVVGLAKYVANFIDTGGYDKIHLLGNSLGGHVGLLYVLKHPEKIKSLTLTGSSGLFENGMGDSYPKRGDYEYIRKKTELTFYDPAMATKDLVDEVFDITNNRLKVIKTISLAKSAIRNNLGEELGQITQPTLLIWGNNDNVTPPFVAKEFNKLIPNSEVHFIDKCGHAPMMEVPLEFNKILEDFLGKLKEPAATIA; encoded by the coding sequence ATGAATTACGAGATTAAAACAAACGACAAGTTTCGGTTTATTGAAGAAGGCGAAGGTGAGCCGCTGATGGTATTACACGGTCTGTTCGGCGCTTTAAGCAACTTTAGTGATCTGATTGAGCACTTTAGACATAAGTATAAAGTAGTAGCTCCCTTATTGCCCTTGTACGACCTGGATATTTTCCATACCACAGTAGTAGGGTTGGCAAAGTATGTAGCAAACTTTATTGACACAGGTGGATACGACAAGATTCACCTGCTGGGCAACTCATTGGGTGGCCACGTTGGTTTGCTGTATGTTTTAAAGCACCCGGAAAAAATCAAGTCGCTTACCCTCACCGGAAGTTCTGGTTTGTTTGAAAACGGCATGGGTGATAGTTATCCGAAAAGAGGTGACTATGAATACATCCGTAAGAAAACAGAATTGACCTTCTACGATCCGGCTATGGCCACCAAGGATCTGGTTGACGAAGTGTTCGATATCACCAATAACAGGTTAAAGGTTATTAAAACCATTTCTCTGGCTAAAAGTGCTATCCGCAACAACCTTGGTGAAGAACTGGGGCAGATTACACAACCTACATTGCTTATCTGGGGGAACAACGATAACGTAACGCCTCCTTTTGTAGCAAAAGAGTTTAATAAGCTGATTCCAAACAGCGAAGTACACTTCATTGATAAGTGCGGCCACGCCCCTATGATGGAAGTACCGTTAGAGTTTAACAAAATACTGGAAGATTTTTTAGGCAAGTTGAAAGAACCTGCTGCAACTATTGCCTAG
- a CDS encoding CBS domain-containing protein codes for MLTSQLIVTSYPAVNLFDKAGFALQLMEDYDIQHLPIVSDEKFRGLISKDDLLDADEAAPIALLEEQWIKASVHANDHFLQALKQASALDLSLIPVINEQSELQGVISRVELLHAAEKFTGAEEPGGLIVMEMEKRNFSFGEMSRLVETNDAYITQLNTYIDSSTGLLQITMKVNKSEISDIVATFQRYEYTVKHYFGEESYQNELKENYDLLMTYLKM; via the coding sequence ATGTTAACATCTCAATTAATAGTAACCAGCTACCCTGCTGTCAATTTATTTGACAAAGCAGGGTTTGCGTTGCAGCTAATGGAAGACTACGACATTCAGCACCTGCCCATTGTGAGCGATGAGAAATTCCGGGGCCTTATCAGCAAAGATGATTTACTGGATGCAGATGAGGCAGCACCCATTGCTTTGTTAGAAGAACAATGGATTAAAGCTTCTGTGCATGCTAACGATCATTTTTTACAGGCTTTAAAGCAGGCTTCTGCGCTTGATTTGTCACTGATTCCCGTTATTAATGAACAGTCCGAACTACAGGGAGTCATTTCCCGGGTGGAGTTGTTACATGCAGCGGAAAAATTTACCGGTGCGGAAGAGCCCGGTGGTTTAATAGTGATGGAGATGGAAAAAAGGAATTTTTCGTTTGGCGAAATGAGCAGGCTGGTAGAAACTAACGATGCTTATATAACACAGCTGAACACCTACATAGACAGTTCCACCGGTTTATTACAGATTACCATGAAAGTGAACAAGTCCGAGATTTCGGATATTGTGGCTACTTTTCAGCGCTACGAGTATACGGTAAAACATTACTTTGGCGAAGAATCGTATCAGAACGAACTGAAAGAGAACTACGATCTGTTAATGACCTATCTTAAAATGTAA
- a CDS encoding NAD kinase: MKVAIYSRGLDIEQHSQLLILAEELQRYNISILLHEALQEHFDYLRTTGADISIFKDHNDLNEEVECLISLGGDGTILDAVGLVRDKGVPILGINFGRLGFLASIGKEELSIAVDTLANGTYVVDKRSLIHLDANIPLFDNASFALNEFALHKRDVSPMIKVHTYLNGEFLNTYWADGLIVSTPTGSTGYSLSCNGPIVFPDSSSFLITPIAPHNLNVRPIIVPDSNIISFEVEGRHNQFICTLDSRREIVDKDVQLAIKKESFGVKLIRLNENSFLSTLRNKLTWGMDKRN; this comes from the coding sequence ATGAAAGTAGCAATCTACAGCCGTGGATTAGACATTGAACAGCACAGCCAGCTGCTTATTCTGGCAGAAGAACTACAACGCTACAACATTTCCATTTTATTACATGAGGCCCTGCAGGAGCATTTTGATTATTTGCGTACTACAGGGGCAGACATCAGCATCTTCAAAGATCATAACGATTTAAATGAAGAAGTGGAATGTTTAATCAGTTTAGGGGGTGATGGCACTATTCTTGACGCTGTAGGGCTGGTTCGCGATAAGGGAGTGCCTATTTTGGGTATTAACTTTGGCAGGTTGGGCTTTCTGGCCAGCATTGGTAAAGAAGAACTGAGCATTGCGGTAGATACACTGGCTAACGGCACTTATGTAGTAGATAAACGATCTTTAATTCATCTGGATGCCAATATTCCTTTGTTTGATAATGCTTCTTTTGCGTTAAACGAGTTTGCGTTGCACAAAAGAGATGTATCGCCTATGATTAAGGTGCATACTTATTTAAACGGGGAGTTTTTAAATACCTATTGGGCAGATGGCTTAATTGTTTCTACTCCTACGGGCAGCACCGGGTATAGTTTAAGCTGTAATGGTCCGATTGTGTTTCCTGACTCTTCCAGTTTTCTGATAACACCTATTGCACCGCATAACCTGAATGTAAGGCCTATTATTGTGCCGGACAGCAACATCATTTCGTTTGAAGTGGAAGGTCGCCACAACCAGTTTATATGCACGCTGGATTCGAGAAGAGAAATTGTAGATAAAGACGTTCAGCTGGCCATTAAAAAGGAGAGCTTTGGCGTGAAATTAATACGATTAAACGAAAATAGTTTTCTTTCAACGCTTAGAAACAAGCTTACGTGGGGAATGGATAAAAGAAATTAA
- the porG gene encoding type IX secretion system protein PorG, with translation MLKKIILLLTVTVLTSKANAQWLDSYVQQGEFGIAVGAAHYFGDLNTRAALNRPKFAGGIFFRKQINNYIGVKVAGTYAAVGYSDKYSKNETQRRRNLSFNSNIWELTVTGEFNFMKFYPGVEGLNYTPYVGLGIGIFSFDPYAYLGGQKYHLRQIGTEGQGSVAYPGRKPYSSTAMCIPLTLGMKYSISSAVNLFGEIGYRFTTTDYLDDVSTTYAPDAFPTTSTGDPSIGYLLQDRSYETGSMIGIKGRQRGNSSQNDSYVTLLLGVSFNISTYKCPSPNPR, from the coding sequence ATGTTAAAGAAAATTATACTACTGTTGACCGTTACCGTGTTAACATCCAAAGCTAATGCTCAATGGCTGGACAGCTATGTGCAACAGGGTGAATTTGGGATAGCGGTAGGTGCCGCACATTACTTTGGTGACCTGAATACAAGGGCAGCCTTGAACAGGCCCAAGTTTGCAGGCGGTATTTTCTTCCGCAAACAAATCAACAATTACATTGGTGTAAAAGTAGCCGGCACTTATGCGGCGGTAGGCTACTCCGATAAATATAGTAAGAATGAAACCCAGCGTAGGAGAAACCTCAGCTTTAACTCCAACATCTGGGAACTGACCGTAACAGGTGAGTTTAACTTTATGAAATTTTACCCTGGTGTAGAAGGGTTAAACTATACGCCTTATGTAGGGTTAGGTATTGGTATATTTTCATTTGATCCCTATGCTTATTTAGGTGGTCAGAAGTATCACCTGCGCCAGATTGGTACCGAAGGTCAGGGCAGTGTTGCTTACCCTGGTCGTAAGCCTTACAGCTCTACCGCTATGTGCATTCCATTGACGCTGGGTATGAAATACAGTATTTCTTCGGCAGTGAACCTGTTTGGCGAAATCGGTTACCGTTTTACCACTACTGACTACCTGGATGATGTTAGCACCACCTACGCACCGGATGCATTCCCCACCACTTCTACCGGTGATCCTTCCATTGGCTACCTGTTACAGGACAGAAGTTATGAAACGGGCAGTATGATAGGCATCAAAGGCAGGCAGCGTGGCAACAGTTCGCAAAACGACAGTTATGTTACCTTACTGTTAGGTGTTTCCTTTAATATTTCTACTTACAAGTGTCCTTCCCCTAATCCTAGGTAG
- a CDS encoding isoprenyl transferase, translated as MQELKDTIDKSRLPRHIAVIMDGNGRWAKEKGQDRLYGHFHGVQSVRDVVEGSAELGLEYLTLYAFSTENWDRPENEVTGLMELLVDTIRKEVPTLNKNNIRLHVIGDIAMMPEYARTELQEALDETSKNTGLNLIMALSYSSRWELVNAMKRVAEDVKAGKVEPEQVNPALFQQYLATSAFPDPELMIRTSGEYRISNFLLYQLAYAELYFTDTCWPDFRKENLYQAILDFQKRERRFGKTSEQLQQSANSI; from the coding sequence ATGCAGGAATTGAAGGATACTATTGATAAAAGCCGGTTACCCAGGCATATCGCCGTTATTATGGACGGTAACGGACGTTGGGCCAAAGAAAAGGGTCAGGATAGGTTGTATGGCCATTTTCATGGCGTGCAAAGCGTTCGTGATGTTGTGGAAGGCAGCGCAGAATTGGGGTTAGAATACCTGACGCTGTATGCTTTCAGCACAGAAAACTGGGACAGGCCCGAAAACGAAGTTACCGGCCTGATGGAATTACTGGTAGATACCATTCGGAAAGAAGTTCCCACATTAAATAAAAATAATATCCGGTTACATGTAATAGGTGATATTGCCATGATGCCGGAGTATGCCAGAACTGAACTGCAGGAAGCATTGGACGAAACCAGCAAAAACACTGGATTAAACCTGATAATGGCATTAAGCTACAGCAGTCGCTGGGAGTTGGTAAATGCGATGAAACGTGTAGCAGAAGATGTGAAAGCAGGAAAAGTAGAACCAGAGCAGGTAAACCCGGCTTTGTTTCAGCAATACCTTGCCACCAGTGCATTTCCCGATCCGGAATTGATGATAAGAACCAGCGGCGAATACCGTATCAGTAACTTTTTACTGTACCAGCTGGCTTATGCTGAACTGTACTTTACAGACACCTGCTGGCCCGATTTCAGGAAGGAGAATCTATACCAGGCCATTCTCGATTTTCAGAAGAGAGAAAGGAGATTTGGGAAGACCAGTGAGCAGTTACAGCAATCTGCTAATTCTATTTAA
- a CDS encoding BamA/OMP85 family outer membrane protein, with protein MAQVPEKTPDSTGQITSIDADLMNLLNQKTPKKYKVASIKVTGNKFFDESLLLSIAGINIGDEISIPGGDNFSKAITKLWAQNYFSDVEIYITKLSGKEIELEIAVTERPRLSKFYFKGAKKSEQDDLKSKTGLIIGRVITENMKISAIEAIKKYYYEKAYRNITVKINEVKDPSADNYQLLYFMINKANKVKINDINFVGNQIDELKLKKQLKGTKEMSRFTLNPPVDTSGWYDPKKYTFEEYVKEWGFLVPSKTKKVLDPYVRVKLFSSAKFNDKKYDEDKTNIIDYYNSLGYRDAVIDKDTFYYNANGNMNINIRVSEGHKYFFGNIYWRGNTKYSDSVLSQILGIQKGDIYNAEILNKKLGKSASPEGGDISGLYMDDGYLFFRTDPVETAVYNDTIDFEIRLVEGPQATIDKITIAGNDKTKEHVIRRELRTIPGEKFSRTDLIRSQREIANLGYFNQEKIGINPVPNPDKGTVDINYTLEEKSSDQLELSAGFGGGIGLTGTLGVTFNNFSARNIFSRKAWDPLPTGDGQKLSLRVQSNGRAYRSYNISFTEPWLGGKKRNAFTIGLFDTKYSNAYNYLTGRYEKAAGDTSYFRTTGASVGLAKQLKWPDDYFSLGFTLSYARYKLRNYPIDANLTLKDGNVWRNGHSNNLSLKIALQRSSVDQPIFPRSGSNFLLSLQATPPYSLINKDIVNETNPYKWVEYHKWRFSGEWYVPLGQPHGAERNKQFVLKAAAKYGFIGKYNSDLQVSPFERFQVGDAGLSNTYALLGYDIISQRGYPVYESSDPTVNPDQQGASKYFTMFNKYVLELRYPLSLNPSSTIYGLTFFEAANGWYSFKDYNPFRLRRSVGVGMRFFLPMFGLLGFDYGIGLDRTTPGNGLKGASRFTFMLGFEPE; from the coding sequence ATGGCACAGGTTCCAGAAAAAACGCCGGATTCAACCGGTCAGATCACTTCTATTGATGCTGATTTGATGAACCTGTTGAACCAGAAGACGCCTAAGAAATATAAGGTGGCTTCTATAAAAGTAACCGGCAACAAATTCTTTGACGAGTCTTTATTGCTGTCTATTGCCGGCATAAACATCGGCGATGAAATTTCTATTCCGGGTGGTGATAACTTTTCCAAAGCTATTACCAAGCTGTGGGCACAAAACTATTTCAGTGATGTGGAAATTTATATCACTAAATTGAGCGGTAAAGAAATAGAACTGGAGATTGCTGTTACAGAACGCCCGCGTTTATCTAAGTTTTATTTTAAAGGGGCTAAGAAAAGCGAACAGGACGATCTGAAATCAAAAACGGGTTTGATCATAGGACGTGTGATTACCGAAAACATGAAGATTTCGGCAATTGAAGCGATCAAGAAATATTACTATGAAAAAGCATACCGTAATATCACTGTTAAGATTAATGAAGTAAAAGATCCTTCGGCAGATAACTACCAGCTCTTGTACTTTATGATCAACAAAGCCAATAAGGTAAAGATCAACGACATTAATTTCGTAGGCAACCAGATTGATGAGCTGAAGTTGAAAAAGCAACTGAAAGGCACCAAAGAAATGAGCCGATTTACCCTGAATCCACCAGTGGATACCAGTGGCTGGTACGATCCTAAGAAATATACTTTTGAAGAGTATGTAAAAGAATGGGGCTTCCTGGTTCCCTCTAAAACCAAAAAGGTGTTAGATCCATACGTGCGCGTTAAACTTTTCTCTTCAGCAAAGTTCAACGACAAGAAGTATGATGAAGACAAAACGAACATCATTGACTACTATAACTCTTTAGGTTATAGAGATGCGGTAATTGATAAAGATACCTTCTACTATAATGCGAATGGTAACATGAACATTAACATTCGTGTGTCAGAAGGTCATAAATATTTCTTCGGTAACATCTACTGGAGAGGCAATACCAAATATTCTGATTCTGTGTTATCCCAGATTCTGGGCATTCAGAAAGGTGACATTTATAATGCTGAAATCTTAAATAAGAAATTAGGTAAATCTGCTTCACCGGAAGGGGGCGACATCAGCGGTTTATATATGGATGATGGTTACCTGTTCTTCCGTACAGATCCTGTAGAAACAGCGGTATATAATGATACCATAGATTTTGAAATCCGTTTAGTGGAAGGTCCGCAGGCCACCATTGACAAAATTACCATCGCTGGTAACGACAAAACGAAGGAACACGTTATCCGTCGTGAACTGAGAACCATACCTGGTGAAAAGTTCAGTCGTACCGATCTTATCCGTTCGCAGCGTGAGATTGCCAACCTGGGTTATTTTAACCAGGAGAAAATTGGTATCAACCCTGTACCAAACCCAGACAAGGGTACGGTAGATATTAATTATACACTGGAAGAAAAGTCGAGCGATCAGTTAGAACTGAGTGCAGGTTTTGGTGGTGGTATTGGCTTAACCGGTACACTGGGTGTAACCTTTAACAACTTCTCGGCACGTAATATATTTAGCAGGAAAGCCTGGGATCCGTTACCTACGGGTGATGGTCAAAAGTTAAGTCTGCGTGTACAGAGTAACGGACGTGCTTACCGTAGCTACAACATCTCATTTACTGAGCCGTGGTTAGGTGGTAAAAAAAGAAATGCATTTACCATTGGTTTATTTGATACCAAATATTCTAATGCCTATAACTATTTAACCGGCCGCTACGAAAAGGCAGCAGGTGATACTTCTTATTTCCGTACCACGGGTGCATCTGTTGGTTTGGCTAAACAATTGAAATGGCCCGATGACTATTTTTCTTTAGGCTTTACTTTAAGCTATGCACGCTATAAGCTGAGGAACTATCCTATTGATGCGAACCTTACTTTGAAGGATGGCAATGTGTGGCGTAATGGCCACTCTAATAACCTGAGCTTGAAAATAGCTTTACAGCGTTCGTCTGTAGATCAGCCTATTTTCCCAAGAAGCGGTTCTAACTTCTTACTGAGCTTACAGGCTACACCGCCATACTCTTTAATTAATAAAGACATTGTAAATGAAACCAACCCGTACAAATGGGTAGAATATCATAAGTGGCGCTTCTCTGGCGAATGGTATGTTCCATTGGGGCAACCACATGGCGCAGAGCGTAACAAGCAGTTTGTGTTGAAAGCTGCAGCCAAGTATGGTTTCATTGGTAAATACAATAGTGATTTACAGGTATCTCCATTCGAACGCTTCCAGGTGGGTGACGCTGGTTTAAGTAACACTTATGCATTATTGGGTTATGACATCATTTCCCAGCGTGGTTATCCTGTATATGAATCATCTGATCCCACGGTTAACCCCGATCAGCAGGGTGCTTCCAAATACTTCACCATGTTTAACAAATATGTGTTGGAGTTACGTTACCCATTAAGCTTGAATCCAAGCAGTACTATCTACGGTCTTACCTTCTTTGAAGCGGCCAACGGTTGGTATTCATTTAAAGATTACAATCCGTTCCGTTTAAGAAGATCGGTAGGTGTGGGTATGCGTTTCTTCCTGCCAATGTTTGGATTGCTTGGCTTTGACTATGGTATTGGCTTAGACAGAACCACACCGGGTAACGGATTGAAAGGTGCCAGCAGATTTACCTTCATGCTTGGTTTTGAACCAGAATAA
- a CDS encoding OmpH family outer membrane protein codes for MKLKLFLLVCVVCLAMGTINAQRYAIIDTKYILNKIPEYKNSELRLQQTSEVWQKEIDGKQAALDKMYKDYEAEKVMLSNELQKKREDELFNKEKEVRDLQKRRFGYEGDLFKERQKLIKPLQDKVYNAVQKLAVARSYDFILDKSEGITVIFADPKLDKSDDILAELGIKN; via the coding sequence ATGAAGCTGAAATTATTTCTCCTGGTGTGTGTAGTGTGCCTGGCAATGGGTACCATTAACGCCCAGCGCTATGCTATTATTGACACCAAGTACATTCTGAACAAGATTCCGGAGTATAAAAATTCCGAGCTACGTTTACAACAAACCAGTGAGGTTTGGCAAAAAGAAATTGATGGTAAACAGGCTGCTCTGGATAAAATGTATAAAGATTACGAGGCAGAAAAGGTAATGTTGAGCAACGAGCTACAGAAAAAGAGAGAAGACGAATTATTTAATAAAGAGAAGGAAGTAAGGGATTTACAGAAAAGACGCTTTGGCTACGAAGGCGATTTGTTTAAAGAAAGGCAAAAATTGATAAAACCTTTACAGGATAAAGTGTATAATGCAGTGCAAAAGCTTGCTGTAGCACGCAGTTACGATTTTATTCTGGACAAAAGTGAAGGAATTACTGTTATATTTGCCGACCCCAAACTGGATAAAAGCGACGATATTTTAGCCGAACTGGGGATCAAAAACTAA
- a CDS encoding OmpH family outer membrane protein yields the protein MKKVLLSLLAVAGCLLASSEAVKAQTPQQPLKIGVFDIEIMMQVMPGYRGVDSAVQVYERDSLANEYDFYQSEYHRLDSTYKADSAAGKAKSVLDLQKQSRQQVAMNLIYWQQIAENKSQQKRAILAQPITEKVVAAYKKVLDAKKFTLVLKPNSFEFFGSSAVENIFVLVAKELKVALPQELGGTGNVESDEAKPAGAGTKPAPKAH from the coding sequence ATGAAAAAGGTGTTATTATCACTGCTGGCTGTTGCGGGTTGCTTGTTAGCATCTTCAGAAGCAGTGAAGGCTCAGACTCCACAGCAGCCATTGAAAATCGGGGTTTTCGATATTGAGATCATGATGCAGGTGATGCCCGGTTACCGTGGTGTTGATAGCGCTGTGCAAGTTTATGAGAGGGATTCTCTGGCAAACGAATATGATTTTTACCAATCAGAATATCACCGTTTAGACAGCACTTACAAAGCAGATTCTGCTGCTGGTAAGGCAAAGTCTGTACTGGATCTGCAAAAGCAAAGTCGTCAGCAGGTTGCTATGAACCTGATTTACTGGCAGCAAATTGCCGAGAATAAGTCTCAGCAGAAAAGAGCAATCTTAGCACAGCCTATTACTGAAAAAGTAGTAGCTGCTTACAAAAAAGTATTAGATGCTAAGAAATTCACCCTGGTATTAAAGCCTAACAGCTTTGAATTCTTCGGTTCTTCTGCTGTAGAGAACATCTTTGTTCTGGTAGCGAAAGAATTAAAAGTGGCATTGCCACAGGAATTAGGCGGAACTGGTAACGTTGAGTCTGATGAAGCTAAACCAGCAGGCGCAGGTACCAAACCAGCACCTAAAGCTCACTAA